In a genomic window of Pedobacter sp. KBS0701:
- the uxaC gene encoding glucuronate isomerase translates to MKPFLDENFLLQSKTAEKLYHNFAKSLPIIDYHNHLIPEQIANNTQFANISQVWLAGDHYKWRAMRANGVDEKYITGIGSDYEKFEKWAETVPYTLRNPLYHWTHLELQRYFGVTDLLSGKTAQKIYDECSAKLQTPEYSVRGLLAKMNVEAVCTTDDPLDSLNFHQQLAREGANLKMLPAFRPDKAMNSDDIEGLNEYINKLESVADKTISSFQDYIDALKSRHDYFADHGCSVSDHGLEQIYAEDYTEAEISSIFDKIRAKQGISYEENLKFKSAMLVYFAEWDHENGWVQQYHLGALRNNNTRMLRQLGPDTGWDSIGDFSQAHMLSKFLNRLDNQDKLAKTIIYNLNPADNELIATMIGNFNDGSVAGKVQFGSAWWFLDQKDGMIKQLNALSNMGLLSRLVGMLTDSRSFLSFPRHEYFRRIVCNLFGEDIENGELPNDLEWVGKIVQDISYFNAKNYFKF, encoded by the coding sequence ATGAAACCTTTTTTAGACGAAAATTTTCTTTTGCAAAGCAAAACAGCAGAAAAGCTTTATCACAATTTTGCAAAATCATTGCCGATTATCGATTACCATAATCACCTTATTCCAGAGCAGATTGCCAATAATACCCAGTTTGCCAATATCAGTCAGGTTTGGCTTGCCGGCGACCATTACAAATGGAGGGCCATGCGTGCCAATGGTGTGGATGAAAAATATATCACCGGTATTGGATCAGATTATGAGAAATTTGAGAAATGGGCTGAAACGGTTCCTTATACTTTGCGTAATCCATTATACCACTGGACACATTTAGAACTTCAACGTTATTTCGGCGTAACCGATTTACTTTCGGGCAAAACCGCACAGAAAATTTATGACGAATGTTCTGCAAAACTGCAAACGCCTGAGTACTCTGTACGTGGTTTGCTGGCCAAAATGAATGTAGAAGCTGTTTGTACCACAGATGATCCGTTGGATAGCTTAAACTTCCACCAGCAATTGGCAAGAGAAGGTGCAAATTTGAAAATGTTACCTGCTTTCCGTCCGGATAAAGCAATGAACAGTGATGATATTGAAGGATTGAACGAATATATCAATAAGTTAGAAAGTGTTGCTGATAAAACCATCAGCAGTTTTCAAGACTATATCGATGCCTTAAAAAGCCGTCACGATTATTTTGCTGATCATGGCTGTTCGGTTTCAGATCATGGTTTAGAGCAGATTTATGCCGAAGATTATACTGAAGCTGAAATTTCCTCCATTTTTGATAAAATTCGCGCTAAACAAGGTATCTCTTACGAAGAGAACCTGAAATTTAAATCGGCTATGCTGGTTTATTTTGCAGAATGGGATCACGAAAATGGCTGGGTGCAACAATACCACCTTGGTGCGTTGCGTAACAACAACACCAGGATGTTAAGGCAATTAGGTCCGGATACCGGTTGGGATTCAATCGGTGATTTTAGCCAGGCCCATATGCTCTCTAAATTCCTAAACCGTTTGGATAATCAGGATAAACTGGCCAAAACGATTATTTACAACCTTAACCCTGCCGATAACGAATTGATTGCTACTATGATTGGTAATTTTAACGATGGTTCGGTTGCCGGTAAAGTTCAGTTTGGTTCTGCCTGGTGGTTTCTGGATCAGAAAGACGGCATGATCAAACAGTTAAACGCATTATCGAATATGGGGCTTTTAAGCCGCCTGGTAGGTATGCTTACCGATTCGCGCAGTTTCCTTTCTTTCCCACGTCACGAATATTTCAGAAGGATTGTTTGTAACCTGTTTGGGGAAGATATTGAGAACGGTGAATTGCCTAACGATTTGGAATGGGTTGGCAAAATTGTTCAGGATATTTCGTACTTTAACGCAAAAAATTACTTTAAGTTTTAA
- a CDS encoding UxaA family hydrolase codes for MVTRILKIHPNDNVLVALQNLAKGETVIHDGQEYILQDDIQAKHKFFMQDMNAGDHIIMYGVLVGKAQHFILKGGLMDTENTKHASDPYEFRPYHYEWHAPDVSKFEGRTFNGYIRSDGRVGTANYWLFIPTVFCENRNLDVIREALHNELGYAVTDKYKSYAHQLVEAYKNGEILEEADPGSIGLANPSANRVFKNVDGIKFLNHQGGCGGTRQDAAVLSKLLAAYADHPNVAGVTVLSLGCQNLQVKDFMDDLKQRSPNFDKPLFIFEQQQSQSEEQLVKEAIRKTFIGLTEINKMERQPAPLSKLVLGVKCGGSDGFSGISANPAVGYTSDLLVALGGTVLLAEFPELCGAEQQLIDRTKDETAARKFIQLMTAYNQAAENVGSGFFMNPSPGNIKDGLITDAIKSTGAAKKGGTSPVEDVLDYTEPATKPGLNLVCTPGNDVEATTGKAASGATLILFTTGLGTPTGNPVCPTIKLSTNNALTKRMGDIIDINCGPVIEGEKTIEQMGEDILEYCIKAASGEVIPKAVLLNQDDFIPWKRGVSL; via the coding sequence ATGGTTACTAGAATTTTAAAAATCCATCCTAACGACAACGTTCTTGTTGCCCTGCAAAATCTTGCAAAAGGCGAAACTGTTATCCACGATGGGCAGGAATATATTTTACAGGATGATATCCAGGCGAAGCATAAGTTTTTTATGCAGGATATGAATGCTGGCGATCACATTATTATGTATGGTGTACTGGTAGGGAAGGCACAGCATTTCATTCTTAAAGGTGGTTTGATGGATACCGAAAATACGAAACATGCTTCCGATCCTTACGAATTTCGTCCATACCATTACGAATGGCACGCGCCCGATGTTTCCAAATTTGAAGGCAGAACCTTTAATGGTTATATCCGTAGCGATGGTCGTGTAGGAACTGCCAATTACTGGTTGTTTATCCCGACTGTTTTCTGCGAAAACCGCAATTTAGATGTCATCCGTGAGGCTTTGCACAACGAATTGGGTTATGCCGTAACTGATAAATATAAATCTTACGCCCACCAGTTGGTAGAGGCTTACAAAAATGGTGAGATTTTAGAAGAGGCCGATCCAGGCTCTATTGGATTGGCAAATCCATCAGCCAACCGTGTTTTTAAAAATGTAGATGGCATTAAATTCCTGAACCATCAGGGTGGTTGCGGTGGTACCCGTCAGGATGCCGCTGTATTGAGCAAGTTATTGGCTGCTTATGCTGATCATCCCAATGTGGCTGGTGTAACCGTGTTGAGCCTGGGATGTCAGAATTTGCAGGTTAAAGATTTTATGGACGATTTAAAACAGCGTAGTCCGAATTTCGATAAACCTTTATTCATTTTTGAGCAGCAGCAATCGCAGAGCGAAGAACAATTGGTTAAAGAAGCCATCCGTAAAACCTTTATCGGTTTAACCGAAATCAATAAAATGGAACGTCAGCCTGCGCCGTTAAGCAAACTGGTTTTGGGTGTAAAATGTGGCGGTAGCGATGGTTTTAGTGGCATAAGCGCCAATCCTGCTGTAGGCTATACCTCCGATTTATTGGTGGCTTTAGGCGGAACCGTGCTTTTGGCCGAATTCCCTGAGCTTTGTGGTGCCGAACAACAACTAATCGATCGTACTAAAGACGAAACCGCCGCACGTAAATTTATCCAGCTAATGACGGCTTATAACCAGGCTGCAGAAAATGTAGGTTCTGGATTTTTTATGAATCCATCACCAGGCAACATTAAAGATGGGTTGATTACCGATGCCATTAAAAGTACCGGAGCAGCTAAAAAAGGTGGAACCTCACCAGTGGAAGATGTGTTGGATTACACCGAACCAGCCACAAAACCAGGCTTAAATTTGGTTTGTACGCCTGGAAATGATGTAGAGGCCACCACCGGAAAAGCAGCATCGGGGGCAACCTTAATTTTGTTCACTACCGGTTTGGGCACGCCTACCGGAAACCCGGTTTGTCCAACCATCAAGTTATCAACCAATAATGCCTTAACCAAACGCATGGGCGATATCATTGATATCAACTGTGGACCAGTAATCGAAGGAGAAAAAACCATCGAGCAAATGGGAGAAGATATCCTGGAATATTGCATTAAAGCGGCCAGTGGTGAAGTAATCCCTAAAGCAGTGTTGCTTAACCAGGATGATTTTATTCCATGGAAAAGGGGAGTTAGTTTGTAG